The nucleotide sequence GGCTTCCAAACCGAATTCCCTGAAACTGTCAACCTGAAAACGGAAATTATCGTAGGGATCATCCTGTTTCCCTGCGATAACAGCCATTCTTTGCTTAAGCTGATCATAACGTCCGGTAAGCACCAGTTTAGCAAATCCACCGGTTGCTCTCACCAGGTCTTTTCCCAGATGGGCATAAGCGATATCGACATCAACCGTCGGTGTAAAAGAGTATGCAGGCATATTGGTTTCAAGGAATGGGAATCTTTTTCTGAGCAGTTCTCCCAACCTGGCAGCAATGACATGGACAACAGGAAAGTGCAGAAAATCATGGCGGTACGCCAGGCTGTTTTCAACCGCAAAACGTCCGTGTTTATCCTGAAGATGAGGCCGGTATTCTTCATATCTTGTAACCAGGAAGAAAGCCATTGAAAAAGGATCAAAGGGTAAATCTCCGCCATCGGGTACACGAAAAAATACCGGGACTCCATCCCAAATGAACACATCCGGTTGCAGGTCGTGCACTCCTTTTTCCGACAGCAATCCTGAAGGGAAAAGGTTAATATGACCGGATGAGGGAGTGGCAGAATAATTGATAGTGGCATCCATTTCAAGGTCATTGTCATTGCCGGCAGGCACAATCTTCCATTGCAGTCCGAGCAATCTGCCCAATACAATATCCAGAGTATATCTGAACCTTGGGCTATCTGTTTCCGTTCTTACCAGTACCAAATTTGATGCGATCATTTACTGTCCGGTATTTTCTCAATTTATAAAGAATTTCCTTACCAATTTCTTTCAGGAAAATAGAAAAATCAAAACGGGCAATATTACGGGCACGATTTTCACGAATATCCTTCTTAATAATCTCGTGTGCATCACGAAGATTCAACAGAATATAACGTATGCCGTTTAGTTTATAATCTTTACATATCATGGGCTCCAGAAGTGTTTCCAATCCTGACATGTCCATGGTCCAGCCTGTTTTCTTTTTATAAAACAGGAAGCTTTCCTTTTGGATACCTTCCAGGGAAATATTTATCCTGGAATACTTACGATAATGTACTTTTTCAGATTCCTCAACAAAATGAGTATATGTGAGTGCATCAGCAAGGCTTGTTCCGATAAAAAGCATGCGGGCATCGAGTTCCTTCATAAGTGCAAATGGTGAATCCATGCCAAAGGAGCTACGGTTGCGGAGTGCAGTAAAATTCTCAGCGTATTTTCCTTTTACCAGGAAAGAATGGAACGGGTTAAAGGTGCGTAAAAAGTCATTTCTCCG is from Bacteroidota bacterium and encodes:
- a CDS encoding AAC(3) family N-acetyltransferase codes for the protein SSTGIKTGDVLVVASDLTRMAFNARKLKIRFDAGCLIDAFLDTLGPEGTLLIPAYNFNLRNGDTYSSRETPPGTGALALAAFRRNDFLRTFNPFHSFLVKGKYAENFTALRNRSSFGMDSPFALMKELDARMLFIGTSLADALTYTHFVEESEKVHYRKYSRINISLEGIQKESFLFYKKKTGWTMDMSGLETLLEPMICKDYKLNGIRYILLNLRDAHEIIKKDIRENRARNIARFDFSIFLKEIGKEILYKLRKYRTVNDRIKFGTGKNGNR
- a CDS encoding polysaccharide deacetylase family protein, producing the protein MIASNLVLVRTETDSPRFRYTLDIVLGRLLGLQWKIVPAGNDNDLEMDATINYSATPSSGHINLFPSGLLSEKGVHDLQPDVFIWDGVPVFFRVPDGGDLPFDPFSMAFFLVTRYEEYRPHLQDKHGRFAVENSLAYRHDFLHFPVVHVIAARLGELLRKRFPFLETNMPAYSFTPTVDVDIAYAHLGKDLVRATGGFAKLVLTGRYDQLKQRMAVIAGKQDDPYDNFRFQVDSFREFGLEAIYFILIGDYGPYDKNISYRNKRFRSLIRWLSENTEVGIHPSYRSFDEPVRLEEEINRLRDITGKEILHSRRHFLRMKFPDSLKQLISCGITHDHSMGFASVNGFRAGICVPYPFYDLNMDQTKNLLIHSFAFMDTAMQDYLKIKPQEYLIFVKSLQESVMKYGGNLSGIWHNYAMADDHLKHQSFLDILKMVSHDKVSSSK